One Rhinopithecus roxellana isolate Shanxi Qingling chromosome 7, ASM756505v1, whole genome shotgun sequence DNA segment encodes these proteins:
- the VSIG4 gene encoding V-set and immunoglobulin domain-containing protein 4 isoform X2: protein MALAMMGILLGLLLLGHLTVDTYGRPILEVPESITGPWKGDVNIPCTYGPLQGYTQVLVKWLVQRGSDPVTIFLRDSSGDHIQQAKYQGRLHVSQKVPGDVSLQLSTLEMDDQSYYTCEVTWQTPDGNQVVRDEITELRVQKLSVSKPTVTTGSGYGFTVPQGMRISLQCQAQGSPPISYIWYKEQTNNQKPIKVATLSTLLFKPAVVADSGSYFCTAKGRVGSEQHSDIVKFVVKDSPKLLKTKTEAPTTMRHPLKATSTVKQSWDWTTDVDGYLGATSAGPGKSLPIFAIILIISLCCMVVFTMAYIMLCRKTSQQEHVYEAARVHAREANDSGDTMRVAIFASGCPSDEPASQNLGNNYSDEPCIGQEYQIIAQINGDYARLLDTVPLDYEFLATEGKTAC from the exons GACGTCCCATCCTGGAAGTGCCAGAGAGCATAACAGGACCTTGGAAAGGGGATGTGAATATTCCTTGCACCTATGGCCCCCTGCAAGGCTACACCCAAGTCTTGGTGAAGTGGTTGGTACAACGTGGCTCAGACCCTGTCACCATCTTCCTACGTGACTCTTCTGGAGACCATATCCAGCAGGCAAAGTACCAGGGCCGCCTGCATGTGAGCCAAAAGGTTCCAGGAGATGTATCCCTCCAATTGAGCACCCTGGAGATGGATGACCAGAGCTACTACACGTGTGAAGTCACCTGGCAGACTCCTGATGGCAACCAAGTAGTGAGAGATGAGATTACTGAGCTCCGTGTCCAGAAAC TCTCTGTCTCCAAGCCCACAGTGACAACTGGCAGTGGTTATGGCTTCACAGTGCCCCAGGGAATGAGGATTAGCCTTCAATGCCAGGCTCAGGGTTCTCCTCCCATCAGTTATATTTGGTATAAGGAACAGACTAATAACCAGAAACCCATCAAAGTAGCAACCTTAAGTACCTTACTTTTCAAGCCTGCGGTGGTAGCTGACTCGGGCTCGTATTTCTGTACTGCCAAGGGCCGGGTTGGCTCTGAGCAGCACAGCGACATTGTGAAGTTTGTGGTCAAAG ACTCCCCAAAACTACTCAAGACCAAGACTGAGGCACCCACAACCATGAGACACCCCTTGAAAG CAACATCTACAGTGAAGCAATCCTGGGACTGGACCACTGACGTGGATGGCTACCTTGGAGCAACCAGTGCTGGGCCAG GAAAGAGCCTGCCTATCTTtgccatcatcctcatcatctctTTGTGCTGTATGGTGGTTTTTACCATGGCCTATATCATGCTCTGTCGGAAGACATCCCAACAAG AGCATGTCTATGAAGCGGCCAG GGTGCATGCCAGAGAGGCCAACGACTCTGGAGATACCATGAGGGTGGCCATCTTCGCAAGTGGCTGCCCCAGTGATGAACCAGCTTCTCAGAATCTGGGCAACAACTACTCTGATGAGCCCTGCATAGGACAAGAGTACCAGATCATCGCCCAGATCAATGGCGACTACGCCCGCCTACTGGATACAGTTCCTCTGGATTATGAGTTTCTGGCCACTGAGGGCAAGACTGCCTGTTAA
- the VSIG4 gene encoding V-set and immunoglobulin domain-containing protein 4 isoform X1, giving the protein MALAMMGILLGLLLLGHLTVDTYGRPILEVPESITGPWKGDVNIPCTYGPLQGYTQVLVKWLVQRGSDPVTIFLRDSSGDHIQQAKYQGRLHVSQKVPGDVSLQLSTLEMDDQSYYTCEVTWQTPDGNQVVRDEITELRVQKHSPKLLKTKTEAPTTMRHPLKATSTVKQSWDWTTDVDGYLGATSAGPGKSLPIFAIILIISLCCMVVFTMAYIMLCRKTSQQEHVYEAARVHAREANDSGDTMRVAIFASGCPSDEPASQNLGNNYSDEPCIGQEYQIIAQINGDYARLLDTVPLDYEFLATEGKTAC; this is encoded by the exons GACGTCCCATCCTGGAAGTGCCAGAGAGCATAACAGGACCTTGGAAAGGGGATGTGAATATTCCTTGCACCTATGGCCCCCTGCAAGGCTACACCCAAGTCTTGGTGAAGTGGTTGGTACAACGTGGCTCAGACCCTGTCACCATCTTCCTACGTGACTCTTCTGGAGACCATATCCAGCAGGCAAAGTACCAGGGCCGCCTGCATGTGAGCCAAAAGGTTCCAGGAGATGTATCCCTCCAATTGAGCACCCTGGAGATGGATGACCAGAGCTACTACACGTGTGAAGTCACCTGGCAGACTCCTGATGGCAACCAAGTAGTGAGAGATGAGATTACTGAGCTCCGTGTCCAGAAAC ACTCCCCAAAACTACTCAAGACCAAGACTGAGGCACCCACAACCATGAGACACCCCTTGAAAG CAACATCTACAGTGAAGCAATCCTGGGACTGGACCACTGACGTGGATGGCTACCTTGGAGCAACCAGTGCTGGGCCAG GAAAGAGCCTGCCTATCTTtgccatcatcctcatcatctctTTGTGCTGTATGGTGGTTTTTACCATGGCCTATATCATGCTCTGTCGGAAGACATCCCAACAAG AGCATGTCTATGAAGCGGCCAG GGTGCATGCCAGAGAGGCCAACGACTCTGGAGATACCATGAGGGTGGCCATCTTCGCAAGTGGCTGCCCCAGTGATGAACCAGCTTCTCAGAATCTGGGCAACAACTACTCTGATGAGCCCTGCATAGGACAAGAGTACCAGATCATCGCCCAGATCAATGGCGACTACGCCCGCCTACTGGATACAGTTCCTCTGGATTATGAGTTTCTGGCCACTGAGGGCAAGACTGCCTGTTAA